A genome region from Jeongeupia sp. HS-3 includes the following:
- the hpnD gene encoding presqualene diphosphate synthase HpnD, producing the protein MTPDQYCEDKAAQSGSSFYYSFRFLPLEKRRAITALYAFCREVDDVVDETHDENVARTTLAWWRGEIDQMYAGNPQHPVTRALLPVLKTFNLSREHFLEIIDGMEMDLDEARYNSFKDLQLYCYRVASVVGLMAAEIFGYTDRKTLKYAHDLGIAFQLTNIIRDVGEDARRGRLYLPVDELQRYNVPAADIFNFRQTAEFKSLMAFQIDRAEQFYRQAFEQLPKADRKAQRPGLLMAAIYRATLEEIRRDGADKVLNQRLSLTPIRKLWLAWRTWWFG; encoded by the coding sequence ATGACGCCAGACCAATACTGCGAAGACAAGGCCGCCCAGAGCGGTTCGAGCTTTTACTACAGCTTCCGATTCCTGCCGCTGGAAAAGCGCCGCGCGATTACCGCGCTGTACGCGTTCTGTCGCGAAGTCGACGACGTCGTCGATGAAACGCACGACGAAAACGTCGCGCGCACCACCTTGGCGTGGTGGCGTGGCGAAATCGACCAGATGTACGCTGGCAACCCGCAACATCCGGTGACCCGCGCGCTGCTGCCGGTGCTGAAGACCTTCAATCTGAGCCGTGAGCATTTCCTCGAAATCATCGATGGCATGGAAATGGATCTCGATGAGGCGCGCTACAACAGCTTCAAGGATCTGCAGCTGTACTGTTATCGCGTTGCCTCGGTGGTCGGGCTGATGGCGGCCGAGATTTTCGGCTACACCGATCGTAAGACGCTCAAGTATGCGCACGATCTGGGCATTGCCTTTCAGCTTACCAATATCATCCGCGACGTCGGCGAGGATGCGCGCCGTGGCCGGCTGTACCTGCCGGTGGACGAGCTGCAGCGCTACAACGTGCCGGCCGCCGATATCTTCAATTTCCGCCAGACCGCCGAGTTCAAGTCGCTGATGGCGTTCCAGATCGACCGCGCCGAGCAGTTCTACCGGCAGGCGTTCGAGCAACTGCCCAAGGCCGACCGCAAGGCCCAGCGGCCCGGCCTGCTGATGGCGGCGATCTACCGTGCCACGCTGGAAGAAATCCGCCGCGATGGCGCCGACAAGGTGCTGAACCAGCGGTTGAGCCTGACGCCGATCCGCAAGCTGTGGCTGGCGTGGCGAACCTGGTGGTTTGGCTGA
- the dbpA gene encoding ATP-dependent RNA helicase DbpA: MNKAPFSSLALSDAFLANLDSLGYQHMTAIQAQSLPVILDGHDLIAQAKTGSGKTAAFGIGMLSALNPRFFGIQALVLCPTRELADQVAKELRRLARHIDNVKIVTLCGGSPMGPQIGSLEHGAHIVVGTPGRIRDHLGRGTIDLTTISTLVLDEADRMVDMGFYEDIAGIASACPKKRQTLLFSATYPDTIRKDCARLLKLPVEIKVESQHDASKIEQRFYEVEHEERNATVAALLAHYRPKSALAFCNTKIHCRELVEELRDQGYSALALYGDLEQRDRDEILLQFANQSCTVLVATDVAARGLDITTLDYVINVDVSRDTEIHIHRIGRTARGKERGLALSIASPQEKKWVKLIEEYQGGPVRWFGTDTLEPTSAAPLLPQMVTLCIAGGKKDKLRPGDLLGALTGDAGINGECVGKINVFDHLTYVALDRRIADKAFQRLSSGNIKGRTFKMRFIEG; the protein is encoded by the coding sequence GTGAATAAAGCACCTTTTTCGAGTTTGGCCCTGTCCGACGCCTTCCTTGCCAACCTCGATAGCCTGGGCTACCAGCACATGACGGCTATCCAGGCGCAGAGCCTGCCGGTGATCCTCGACGGTCACGACCTGATCGCGCAGGCCAAGACCGGCAGCGGCAAGACCGCGGCCTTCGGCATCGGCATGCTCAGCGCGCTGAACCCGCGCTTCTTCGGCATCCAGGCGCTGGTGCTGTGCCCGACGCGCGAACTCGCCGATCAGGTGGCCAAGGAGCTGCGCCGGCTGGCGCGGCATATCGACAACGTCAAGATCGTCACCCTGTGCGGCGGCTCGCCGATGGGGCCGCAAATCGGCTCGCTCGAGCACGGCGCACACATCGTCGTCGGGACGCCGGGACGGATTCGCGACCATCTCGGTCGCGGTACGATCGATCTGACGACCATCAGCACGCTGGTGCTCGACGAAGCCGACCGCATGGTCGACATGGGCTTTTACGAGGACATCGCCGGCATCGCCAGCGCTTGCCCGAAAAAGCGCCAGACGCTGCTGTTCTCGGCCACCTATCCGGACACGATCCGCAAGGATTGCGCGCGGCTCTTGAAGCTGCCGGTCGAGATCAAGGTTGAGTCGCAGCACGATGCCAGCAAGATCGAGCAGCGTTTTTACGAGGTCGAGCACGAAGAGCGCAACGCCACGGTCGCGGCCTTGCTGGCGCACTACCGTCCGAAGTCGGCGCTGGCGTTCTGCAATACCAAAATCCATTGCCGCGAGCTGGTCGAAGAGCTGCGCGACCAGGGGTATTCGGCGCTGGCGCTGTACGGCGATCTGGAACAGCGTGATCGCGACGAGATCCTGCTGCAGTTCGCCAACCAGAGCTGCACCGTGCTGGTGGCGACCGACGTCGCCGCGCGCGGTCTCGACATCACCACGCTCGATTACGTGATCAACGTCGACGTGTCGCGCGATACCGAAATCCACATCCACCGCATCGGCCGCACCGCGCGCGGCAAGGAGCGCGGTCTGGCGCTGAGCATCGCTTCGCCGCAAGAGAAGAAATGGGTCAAGCTGATCGAGGAATACCAGGGCGGCCCGGTGCGCTGGTTCGGCACTGATACGCTTGAGCCGACCAGCGCTGCGCCACTGTTGCCGCAAATGGTGACGCTGTGCATCGCCGGCGGCAAAAAGGACAAGCTGCGTCCCGGTGACCTGCTCGGCGCGCTGACCGGCGATGCCGGCATCAACGGCGAATGCGTCGGCAAGATCAATGTCTTCGATCACCTGACCTATGTGGCGCTCGACCGGCGCATCGCCGACAAGGCCTTCCAGCGCCTCTCAAGCGGCAACATCAAGGGTCGTACCTTCAAGATGCGCTTTATCGAGGGCTGA
- a CDS encoding peroxidase family protein produces the protein MITLNKADLEFILRQIHIAEAHSAGGNLADLVGNSMLPHGLRTVSGIYNNLMPGQAHYGSADQIMLRLLDPEFRAEYFVTTGVVRDSEPRTISNLISDQTASNPAAVGAAGDNPAFDLNGSLLIENVAADEGLSAPFNGWMTLFGQFFDHGLDLVNKGGSGVVMIPLLPDDPLYVEGAPNFMMLTRATNQPGADGVLGTDDDVREHVNQTTPFIDQNQTYTSSASHQVFLREYALDDGKPVATGLLLDGSNGGLATWADVKEQGRTLLGIDLTDADVTNVPQLLTDEYGMFIRGPNGYAQMFVVNAEGNIVLVEGNPDLPVSTAMALRTGHAFLDDIAHAAAPKFTTINGQRVLNADNDTETGMSNGDGTSTAGKYDNELLDRHFITGDGRGNENIGLTTVHHVFHSEHNRLVEQNQGIILQSGDLAFLNSWLRTDVDAIPTDPAAIAALEWDGERLFQAARFANEMQYQHLVFEEFARTVAPNVDLFVFTNSVDINPAIVAEFAHVVYRFGHSMLTETIARLDSEMNDTSIDLIQGFLNPIEFDRNGTVSADEAAGAIIRGMTRQVGNEIDEFVTEALRNNLVGLPLDLAALNIARARETGVPSLNHARAQFYEMTGDTQLRPYTSWVDFAQHIKNPASVINFIAAYGTHESITGADTLDAKRAAATLLVTGGAGAPADRVEYLNGTGDRWSNTETGLNNIDLWIGGLAEEKMPFGGMLGSTFTFVFEAQMEKLQAGDRFYYLSRTQGMNLLNELEGNSFAELVMANTDLGRPGSSHLPGSLFQAVEHILEMDQSLQIGADPTGSDPILEALSPLVVRKDLDGDGDLDVLEYHGGSHIVLGGTEEDDRLISGDGDDTVWGDGGNDRIEGGYGVDHLFGGAGDDYLTDRGVDVGEADVIKGGAGNDIIHGGNGLDLLFGNDGNDFIVGGSDSKEIFAGEGNDFILGSSGASLMHGNEGDDWIEGGDGFDTLAGENSELFFNSPVIGHDVLFGGGNDSDYDAESGDDIMVQGLGIHRNEGMFGFDWVIHKGMERDAFADLEVPIFATEQADILRNRFDQVEGLSGWKYNDTLIGDDRSIVQTVPELTLDTHVLTQEGIDRIAGLRQLLGLAPAATDARPDSLAYAAGNVLLGGAGSDRIEGRGADDFIDGDAWLNVRIGVRDPANPAVDIASYDWLKGELQQEILAGRIKPEQLHIIREILGTDNAAREVDTAVFSEVMDNYTITRNDDGTMTVAHTGGTLLDGVDTLQNIERLQFADQTVRVAGDNALPDGEITLSDTSPSMGQTLTANFSGVTDADGIVAGSLRYEWQVFTDEGVWATIGSGPNFTPGATVGGQNLQIPLLGQPLRVIASFIDGQGAPERVVSAQTAPINQSRAASGQPVIDATTPAEDQVLTASLGNIVDPDGINPANVTFIWEAQNADGSWREAATGPTFQPGDAEVGQALRVVASFIDNQGNTERLTSDITAPVSNINDLPTGLPAISNPSPSEDELLTIDTSAIVDADGMSNATLAFQWQVGNGDSFSDIPGATTASFAPGDAHVGQQLRVIVRYTDDRGQAEEIISAATTAVANVNDAPTGVLALSDATPTEGQVLSVSTSDIADADGMAGVTFSYQWQLGGSGGFTDIAGATGASFTPGQAQVGQQLRVVVRYTDQRGTQEVLTSVATAVVGDQITGTGANNTLNGTAGADIILGMAGNDTLNGLDGDDMLSGGTGSDALNGGNGNDQLLGEAGADTLNGGAGADTMAGGAGNDSYVVDDAADSVTEGASAGDGNDLVQTSLSSYTLGNNVEQLSYTGTGNFTGTGNALANRLSGGSGNDVLNGGAGADTMIGGAGNDTYYVDVAGDVITETANGGIDTVMSTLGTYTLANNVETLVHIGSNGATLSGNAGANRITGGAAADNINGGDGDDIIEGGGGNDVMTGGAGVFGLFGGGNDTFVFSAPSFGQDRINNFDANVSGGQELLDISSLGISTADFTNRVQIEDLGNDTRVTIGADTIVLVGVNGTGTNAITQSDFILAG, from the coding sequence ATGATCACCCTTAATAAAGCCGATCTCGAATTCATTCTCCGGCAAATCCATATCGCCGAGGCGCATAGCGCCGGCGGCAATCTCGCAGATCTCGTCGGCAATTCGATGCTTCCCCATGGCTTGCGAACGGTCAGCGGTATCTACAACAACCTGATGCCTGGGCAAGCCCATTACGGCTCGGCCGATCAGATCATGCTGCGCCTGCTCGACCCGGAATTCCGCGCCGAATACTTTGTCACCACCGGCGTGGTCAGAGACAGCGAACCACGTACGATCAGCAACCTGATTTCCGACCAGACCGCAAGCAATCCCGCCGCGGTCGGCGCTGCCGGCGACAACCCGGCCTTCGACCTCAACGGCAGCTTGCTGATCGAAAACGTCGCCGCCGACGAAGGGCTGAGCGCGCCGTTCAATGGCTGGATGACGCTGTTCGGCCAGTTCTTCGACCATGGGCTGGATCTGGTCAACAAGGGTGGCAGCGGCGTAGTGATGATTCCGCTGTTGCCGGACGACCCCCTGTATGTCGAAGGCGCACCCAACTTCATGATGCTGACACGGGCCACCAACCAGCCCGGCGCGGATGGTGTGCTCGGCACCGACGACGATGTGCGCGAACACGTCAACCAGACCACGCCCTTTATCGACCAGAACCAGACCTACACCTCAAGCGCCTCGCATCAGGTTTTTTTGCGCGAATACGCACTCGATGACGGCAAGCCCGTTGCGACCGGTCTGCTGCTGGACGGCAGCAACGGCGGTCTGGCCACCTGGGCCGATGTGAAGGAGCAGGGTCGCACGCTGCTTGGCATCGATCTGACCGACGCCGATGTGACCAACGTGCCGCAGCTGCTCACCGATGAATACGGCATGTTCATCCGCGGCCCCAACGGCTATGCACAAATGTTCGTCGTCAATGCCGAGGGCAACATCGTCCTGGTCGAAGGGAATCCGGATCTGCCCGTTTCGACCGCAATGGCCCTGCGCACCGGACATGCGTTCCTCGACGATATCGCCCATGCGGCGGCGCCGAAGTTCACCACGATCAACGGCCAGCGTGTTCTCAATGCGGACAACGACACCGAAACGGGGATGTCCAACGGCGATGGCACCTCGACCGCCGGCAAGTACGACAACGAGCTGCTCGACCGCCATTTCATCACCGGCGACGGCCGCGGCAACGAAAACATCGGCCTGACCACGGTTCATCATGTTTTCCACTCCGAGCACAATCGGCTGGTCGAGCAGAACCAGGGGATCATTCTGCAATCGGGCGACCTGGCTTTCCTCAACAGCTGGCTGCGTACCGATGTCGATGCGATTCCGACCGATCCGGCCGCCATAGCCGCGCTGGAATGGGATGGCGAGCGCTTGTTCCAGGCGGCACGCTTCGCCAATGAGATGCAGTATCAGCATCTCGTGTTCGAGGAGTTCGCCCGTACCGTCGCCCCCAACGTCGACCTTTTCGTCTTCACCAACAGCGTCGACATCAACCCGGCCATCGTTGCCGAGTTCGCCCATGTGGTGTACCGCTTCGGCCACTCGATGCTCACCGAAACGATTGCGCGCCTCGACAGCGAGATGAACGACACCAGCATCGACCTGATTCAGGGCTTCCTCAACCCGATCGAGTTCGACCGGAACGGAACCGTCAGCGCCGACGAGGCTGCCGGCGCGATCATCCGCGGCATGACCCGGCAGGTTGGCAATGAAATCGATGAATTCGTCACCGAAGCCCTGCGCAACAATCTGGTCGGCCTGCCACTGGATCTGGCCGCACTGAACATCGCCCGGGCCCGCGAGACCGGCGTTCCCTCGCTGAACCATGCCCGGGCACAGTTCTATGAAATGACCGGCGACACCCAGCTCAGGCCGTACACAAGCTGGGTCGATTTTGCCCAGCACATCAAGAACCCGGCGTCGGTCATCAACTTCATCGCCGCTTACGGCACCCACGAGAGCATTACCGGTGCGGACACGCTGGATGCAAAGCGCGCGGCGGCAACGCTGCTGGTCACGGGCGGGGCCGGCGCACCGGCCGACCGCGTCGAGTACCTCAACGGTACTGGTGACCGGTGGAGCAACACCGAGACCGGGCTCAACAACATCGACCTGTGGATCGGCGGTCTGGCCGAGGAAAAAATGCCTTTCGGCGGCATGCTCGGTTCGACCTTCACCTTCGTTTTCGAAGCGCAGATGGAGAAACTCCAGGCCGGCGACCGCTTCTACTACCTCAGCCGCACCCAGGGCATGAATCTGCTGAACGAGCTGGAAGGCAACTCGTTCGCCGAACTGGTGATGGCCAATACCGACCTCGGCCGGCCGGGTTCGTCCCACCTGCCCGGCTCGCTGTTCCAGGCCGTCGAGCACATCCTCGAGATGGATCAAAGCCTGCAGATCGGCGCGGATCCAACCGGCAGCGATCCCATCCTTGAAGCACTCAGCCCGCTGGTCGTGCGCAAGGATCTGGACGGTGATGGTGATCTGGACGTGCTGGAATACCACGGCGGCAGCCACATTGTTCTGGGCGGCACCGAGGAAGATGACCGGCTGATCTCCGGCGATGGCGACGATACCGTCTGGGGCGACGGCGGCAACGATCGCATCGAGGGCGGTTACGGCGTCGATCACCTGTTCGGCGGCGCCGGCGATGATTATCTGACCGATCGTGGCGTCGACGTCGGCGAAGCGGACGTCATCAAGGGCGGTGCAGGCAACGACATCATCCACGGCGGCAACGGCCTGGACCTGCTGTTCGGCAACGATGGCAACGACTTCATCGTCGGCGGCTCGGACAGCAAGGAAATCTTTGCCGGCGAGGGCAACGACTTCATCTTGGGCAGCTCCGGGGCCAGCCTCATGCACGGCAACGAGGGCGATGACTGGATCGAAGGCGGTGATGGTTTCGATACGCTGGCAGGCGAGAACTCCGAGTTGTTTTTCAACAGCCCGGTCATCGGCCACGACGTCCTGTTTGGCGGCGGCAATGACAGTGATTACGACGCCGAATCCGGCGACGACATCATGGTTCAGGGGCTGGGCATCCATCGCAACGAAGGGATGTTCGGCTTCGACTGGGTCATACACAAAGGGATGGAGCGCGACGCCTTTGCCGATCTTGAAGTGCCGATCTTCGCCACCGAACAGGCCGACATCCTGCGCAACCGTTTCGACCAGGTCGAGGGCTTGTCGGGCTGGAAGTACAACGACACCCTGATCGGCGACGATCGTTCGATTGTGCAAACGGTTCCCGAGCTCACGCTCGACACCCATGTACTCACGCAGGAAGGCATAGACCGGATTGCCGGGCTGCGGCAATTGCTCGGGCTGGCGCCCGCCGCGACAGATGCGCGCCCGGACAGCCTCGCCTACGCCGCCGGCAATGTACTCCTCGGTGGCGCCGGCAGCGACCGGATCGAAGGCCGTGGCGCCGACGACTTCATCGATGGCGACGCCTGGCTGAATGTACGCATCGGCGTGCGCGACCCGGCCAATCCGGCAGTGGACATCGCCTCGTATGACTGGCTCAAGGGCGAGCTGCAGCAGGAGATCCTGGCCGGCAGGATCAAGCCGGAACAGTTGCACATCATCCGCGAGATACTCGGTACCGATAACGCGGCGCGCGAGGTCGATACCGCGGTGTTTTCCGAAGTGATGGACAACTACACCATCACCCGGAACGACGATGGCACGATGACCGTCGCGCACACCGGCGGCACGCTGCTCGACGGCGTCGACACCTTGCAGAATATCGAAAGGCTGCAGTTCGCCGATCAAACCGTGCGCGTCGCCGGCGACAATGCCCTGCCGGATGGCGAAATCACCCTCAGCGATACCAGTCCGTCCATGGGGCAAACGCTGACGGCAAATTTCAGCGGCGTTACCGATGCGGACGGCATTGTCGCCGGCTCGCTGCGGTATGAATGGCAGGTGTTCACCGACGAAGGCGTCTGGGCCACCATAGGCTCCGGCCCCAACTTCACCCCGGGTGCCACGGTCGGTGGCCAGAACCTGCAGATCCCGCTGCTGGGGCAGCCGCTGCGCGTGATCGCCTCGTTCATCGACGGTCAGGGCGCCCCCGAGCGCGTCGTTTCCGCACAGACCGCCCCGATCAACCAGAGCCGCGCGGCCAGCGGCCAGCCGGTGATCGACGCCACCACACCGGCCGAGGATCAGGTACTGACGGCATCGCTCGGCAACATCGTCGACCCGGACGGTATCAACCCGGCCAACGTCACCTTCATCTGGGAGGCACAAAACGCCGATGGCAGCTGGCGTGAAGCCGCCACCGGCCCGACCTTCCAGCCCGGCGATGCCGAGGTCGGCCAGGCGCTGCGGGTGGTGGCGTCGTTCATCGACAATCAGGGCAATACCGAGCGGCTGACGTCGGATATCACCGCGCCGGTCAGCAATATCAACGATCTGCCCACCGGCCTGCCGGCCATCAGCAACCCGTCGCCGAGCGAGGACGAGCTGCTGACGATCGATACCAGTGCCATTGTCGATGCCGACGGCATGAGCAATGCGACCCTCGCCTTCCAGTGGCAAGTCGGCAACGGTGACAGCTTCAGCGATATCCCCGGTGCCACCACGGCCAGCTTTGCCCCCGGCGATGCGCACGTCGGCCAGCAACTGCGCGTGATCGTCCGCTACACCGATGATCGTGGCCAGGCCGAAGAGATCATCTCGGCTGCGACCACGGCAGTGGCCAACGTCAACGATGCGCCGACCGGCGTGCTAGCGCTGAGCGATGCCACCCCCACCGAAGGGCAGGTCTTGAGCGTATCGACAAGCGATATTGCCGACGCCGATGGCATGGCGGGCGTCACCTTCAGCTATCAGTGGCAGCTGGGCGGCAGCGGCGGCTTCACCGACATTGCCGGCGCGACCGGGGCGTCGTTCACGCCAGGCCAGGCACAGGTCGGCCAGCAGCTGCGGGTTGTCGTCCGCTACACCGACCAGCGCGGCACTCAAGAAGTGCTGACCTCGGTGGCAACGGCCGTGGTCGGTGACCAGATCACCGGCACCGGCGCAAACAACACGCTCAACGGCACCGCCGGTGCCGACATCATCCTCGGCATGGCCGGCAACGACACCCTCAACGGGCTGGATGGCGACGACATGCTCAGCGGTGGTACCGGCAGCGACGCGCTCAACGGCGGCAACGGCAACGACCAGCTGCTCGGAGAAGCCGGTGCCGACACCCTCAACGGCGGCGCGGGTGCCGACACCATGGCTGGCGGTGCCGGCAACGACAGCTATGTGGTCGATGATGCCGCGGATAGCGTGACCGAAGGCGCCAGTGCCGGCGACGGGAATGACCTGGTTCAGACGTCACTGAGCAGCTACACGCTCGGCAACAATGTCGAGCAGCTGAGCTATACCGGCACGGGTAATTTCACCGGCACCGGCAACGCGCTCGCCAACCGCTTGAGCGGCGGTAGCGGCAACGACGTGCTCAATGGCGGTGCAGGTGCCGACACCATGATCGGCGGTGCCGGCAACGACACCTACTATGTCGATGTCGCCGGCGACGTGATCACCGAAACCGCCAACGGCGGGATTGATACGGTCATGTCAACCCTGGGCACCTACACCCTCGCCAACAACGTCGAAACGCTGGTGCACATCGGCAGCAATGGCGCAACGCTGAGCGGCAATGCCGGGGCCAACCGCATCACCGGCGGTGCTGCGGCCGACAACATCAACGGAGGCGACGGCGACGACATCATCGAAGGCGGCGGCGGTAACGATGTCATGACCGGCGGAGCGGGCGTGTTCGGGCTCTTTGGCGGCGGTAACGACACCTTCGTGTTCTCGGCACCCAGCTTTGGACAGGACAGGATCAACAACTTCGATGCCAATGTCAGTGGCGGCCAGGAGCTGCTCGATATCTCCTCGCTCGGGATCAGCACCGCCGACTTTACCAACCGCGTGCAGATCGAAGATCTCGGTAATGACACGCGCGTCACGATCGGCGCCGACACGATCGTGCTGGTTGGCGTCAATGGCACGGGCACCAATGCAATCACGCAGAGCGACTTCATCCTAGCGGGCTAA
- a CDS encoding DUF4136 domain-containing protein has translation MRALLLLSMLVLLAGCATSPPTFKSEVSIRHQMASEVAGKRFAFKRDASQSQSLLQREVEHDVAVALEGHGLQLETSAARADWLVELAYGVDDGKTVTYNQPVWGTTYYTYYRRVYSGNSYVVVPYYYPSTEVVGSQQVSETVFTRYLAVDIYDRKALARNDFAKLYEGEAKNHSRSDKFDNALPYLTQSLFQSFPGLTGTRTIQLALPPQP, from the coding sequence ATGCGTGCGCTTTTATTGCTGTCGATGCTGGTTCTGCTGGCCGGGTGCGCAACGTCGCCGCCGACGTTCAAGTCCGAAGTCAGCATCCGCCACCAGATGGCGTCCGAAGTCGCCGGCAAGCGGTTTGCCTTCAAGCGTGACGCCAGCCAGAGTCAGAGCCTGCTGCAACGCGAAGTCGAGCACGATGTCGCCGTGGCGCTGGAGGGCCATGGTCTGCAGCTGGAAACCAGCGCGGCACGCGCCGACTGGCTGGTCGAGCTGGCTTATGGCGTCGATGACGGCAAGACCGTGACCTACAACCAGCCGGTGTGGGGAACGACCTACTACACCTATTACCGCCGGGTGTACTCCGGTAACAGCTATGTCGTGGTGCCGTACTACTATCCGAGCACCGAGGTCGTCGGCTCGCAACAGGTGTCGGAAACGGTGTTCACCCGCTATCTGGCTGTCGACATCTACGACCGCAAGGCGCTGGCCAGGAACGACTTCGCCAAGCTCTACGAGGGCGAGGCGAAGAATCACAGTCGCAGCGACAAGTTCGACAATGCGCTGCCTTACCTGACCCAATCGCTGTTCCAGTCCTTCCCGGGTCTGACCGGTACCCGCACGATTCAACTGGCGCTGCCGCCGCAACCCTGA
- the aroC gene encoding chorismate synthase, giving the protein MSGNSLGLLFTVTSFGESHGPGIGCIVDGCPPGLALSLDDIQLELDRRKPGTSRHVTQRKEPDIVEILSGVFEGKTTGTPIALLIRNQDQRSQDYGKIVETFRPGHADYTYWHKYGIRDYRGGGRSSARETAVRVAAGAIAKKWLSEKFGIVIRGYMSQLGEIDVPFVSWDEVDQNPFFAPNNAIVPQLEDYMDAIRKERDSVGAKITVVAENVPVGWGEPVYDRLDADIAFNMMNINAVKGVEIGAGFASVAQRGSEHCDELTPQGFATNHAGGVLGGISSGQDIVVNLAVKPTSSIAQERRSIDKQGNPVMMATTGRHDPCVGIRATPIAEAMLALTLIDHALRHRAQCGDVVVDTPRIPGKIA; this is encoded by the coding sequence ATGTCCGGCAATTCGCTCGGTTTGTTGTTCACCGTTACCTCGTTCGGCGAATCGCACGGGCCGGGCATCGGCTGCATCGTCGATGGTTGCCCGCCGGGGCTGGCGCTCTCGCTTGATGACATCCAGCTGGAACTCGATCGCCGCAAGCCCGGCACCAGTCGCCATGTGACCCAGCGCAAGGAGCCCGACATCGTCGAGATCCTCTCCGGCGTGTTCGAGGGCAAGACCACCGGTACGCCGATCGCGCTGCTGATCCGCAACCAGGACCAGCGCAGCCAGGACTACGGCAAGATCGTCGAAACCTTCCGCCCCGGTCACGCCGATTACACCTACTGGCACAAGTACGGCATCCGCGACTATCGCGGCGGTGGCCGCAGCTCGGCGCGTGAAACCGCGGTGCGCGTCGCTGCTGGCGCGATCGCCAAAAAGTGGCTGAGCGAAAAATTCGGCATCGTCATTCGCGGCTATATGAGCCAGTTGGGCGAAATCGACGTCCCGTTCGTGAGCTGGGATGAAGTGGATCAGAATCCCTTCTTCGCGCCGAACAACGCCATCGTGCCGCAGCTTGAAGACTATATGGACGCGATCCGCAAGGAGCGCGATTCGGTCGGCGCCAAGATCACCGTCGTCGCCGAGAATGTGCCGGTCGGCTGGGGCGAGCCGGTGTACGACCGCCTCGACGCCGATATCGCCTTCAACATGATGAACATCAACGCGGTGAAGGGCGTCGAAATCGGCGCCGGTTTCGCCAGCGTCGCCCAGCGCGGCTCGGAGCATTGCGACGAACTGACGCCGCAAGGTTTTGCCACCAACCACGCCGGCGGCGTGCTCGGCGGCATTTCCAGCGGTCAGGATATTGTCGTCAATCTCGCGGTCAAACCCACGTCGAGCATCGCGCAGGAGCGTCGTTCGATTGACAAGCAGGGCAACCCGGTGATGATGGCGACCACCGGCCGCCACGATCCGTGCGTCGGCATCCGGGCGACGCCGATCGCCGAGGCCATGCTGGCGCTGACGCTGATCGATCATGCGTTGCGCCATCGCGCCCAGTGCGGCGATGTCGTCGTCGATACCCCGCGCATTCCCGGCAAGATTGCCTGA